A genome region from Trachemys scripta elegans isolate TJP31775 chromosome 2, CAS_Tse_1.0, whole genome shotgun sequence includes the following:
- the NHLRC1 gene encoding E3 ubiquitin-protein ligase NHLRC1 encodes MSARAPDRMQIMTELVNETEVSLLECKVCFEKYSQKKKHRPRNLPCGHVICLECVFSLAHPRNFRLECPFCRRACKSSETSDCLPLLHLIEILSRATNIPLASGTTTGTGDEAAVSASLGLTFNLSFGGWGTLINPTGIAMCRGSDCVVVAHDGKKRIKLFGLSGSCIQQFGERGDAGNDIKYPLDVTVTLDGHVVVTDSGDRSVKVFDFNGRGKLIIRESFCLPWGLDTTPENEIILSDPEAGALSRLTANFKKGELKKIQKIQSNLCNPREVAVSQTSGIIAVIEHLIAKGPNYSSTRVKIFSADMKLIGQMDSFGLNLVFPSKIYATDLAFDREGHIIVADAYNRVVLCLGKPEEFPVLRPIITQGLSYPVALTYTANNSLIVLDSGDHSIKVYTAS; translated from the coding sequence ATGTCTGCCAGGGCCCCTGATAGAATGCAGATTATGACAGAACTGGTCAACGAAACTGAGGTCAGTCTACTTGAATGCAAAGTGTGTTTTGAAAAATATAGCCAGAAGAAGAAACACCGGCCAAGGAACTTACCTTGTGGACATGTTATATGCTTGGAGTGTGTATTCTCTCTAGCACACCCAAGGAATTTTAGGTTGGAGTGCCCTTTCTGTCGAAGAGCTTGCAAATCCTCAGAGACAAGTGACTGCTTACCATTGCTGCACCTGATAGAGATCTTAAGCCGCGCAACTAATATTCCTTTAGCTTCAGGAACAACAACTGGGACAGGTGATGAAGCAGCTGTATCAGCATCTCTTGGCTTAACGTTCAACCTTTCTTTCGGAGGCTGGGGGACGCTGATTAATCCGACTGGGATTGCAATGTGTCGGGGGTCTGACTGTGTAGTAGTGGCACATGATGGCAAAAAAAGGATTAAGCTGTTTGGCTTGAGTGGAAGCTGTATACAACAGTTTGGGGAAAGAGGAGATGCAGGCAATGATATTAAATACCCACTTGACGTGACAGTCACATTGGATGGCCACGTGGTTGTCACAGACAGCGGAGATCGCTCTGTGAAAGTGTTTGATTTTAACGGAAGAGGCAAGCTAATTATCAGGGAATCCTTTTGTTTGCCATGGGGTTTGGATACCACCCCAGAGAATGAAATTATCCTGTCTGATCCAGAAGCAGGTGCTCTTTCTCGCTTGacagccaattttaaaaaaggagaactAAAGAAGATTCAGAAGATCCAGTCTAACTTATGCAACCCAAGAGAGGTGGCAGTTTCTCAGACTTCTGGAATTATCGCTGTAATAGAGCACCTGATAGCTAAGGGACCAAACTACAGCAGCACAAGAGTGAAGATATTCAGTGCTGACATGAAACTCATTGGCCAGATGGATAGCTTTGGTCTAAACCTAGTGTTTCCCTCCAAAATATATGCCACTGATTTGGCCTTTGACAGAGAGGGACACATAATAGTAGCAGATGCCTATAACCGAGTTGTATTGTGCTTAGGAAAACCTGAGGAATTTCCTGTCTTAAGGCCCATAATTACCCAAGGGCTTTCTTATCCTGTGGCGTTGACTTACACAGCAAACAATTCTCTGATTGTCTTAGACAGTGGTGATCATTCAATTAAAGTATATACTGCTAGCTGA
- the TPMT gene encoding thiopurine S-methyltransferase has translation MESFTDVPRIKESSDIGQQQDRVVTEEEWLQKWKMRQIGFHREQGHPILRKYLDVLLNGRSGLRIFFPLCGKAVEMKWLADMGHYVVGVELSECALKEFFTEHDLSYSEETIPGISGAKVFKSTSGNISLYCCSIYDLSSTIAGRFDGIWDRGSLVAINPCDREHYANLMLSLMKRSCCYLLVTVLYDSNKHKGPPFYVPDSEIKSLFGKVCEIKCLEKVDDFSDQHKAWGLDYFLEVTYLLTLKSVP, from the exons ATGGAAAGTTTTACAGATGTACCAAGAATAAAAGAAAGCTCTGATATTGGGCAACAACAGGACAGAGTGGTGACTGAAGAGGAATGGCTGCAGAAATGGAAAATGAGACAAATTGGATTTCATAGGGAACAAGGACATCC gaTTTTAAGGAAGTATCTGGATGTTCTTCTTAATGGCAGGAGTGGACTCAGGATATTTTTTCCACTTTGTGGCAAAGCAGTAGAAATGAAATG GTTAGCTGACATGGGACACTATGTAGTTGGTGTGGAACTCAGCGAATGTGCACTGAAGGAATTTTTCACAGAACACGATCTTTCTTATTCTGAAGAAACAATCCCAGGGATTTCTGGAGCCAAAGTTTTTAAG AGTACCTCTGGGAACATTTCTCTGTACTGTTGCAGTATCTATGATTTGTCCAG CACAATTGCTGGCAGGTTTGATGGGATTTGGGACAGAGGATCTCTAGTAGCCATTAACCCATGTGATAGAGAACA ctaTGCCAATTTGATGTTGTCTCTAATGAAGAGAAGCTGTTGTTATCTCTTGGTTACTGTTTTATATGATTCAAATAAACATAAAG GTCCACCATTTTATGTTCCTGATTCtgaaattaaaagtttatttG GAAAAGTCTGTGAAATTAAGTGTCTTGAGAAGGTCGATGACTTCTCGGACCAGCACAAAGCCTGGGGACTAGATTATTTTCTGGAGGTAACATATCTGCTTACCTTAAAGTCTGTTCCTTGA